A window of Lachnoclostridium edouardi genomic DNA:
TATAGGCGAGTCCCTTTCTTATCCCTCCAGCCAGCAGCTTCGCAGCGCTGCAGACATTTATATGAAACAGTTGAGGCCTTTACGATAATGAATGATTCCGAAAAAGCTATCCAGACAGTAAAAAAAACAAGAAAAAATGACTTTATATTAATTAACAGCCTGTTTATCCTATTTCTTCTGATGTATCTAGCTTACAAAATCTTTATCGCGCTTCCTGCAGTTACCGTTCAGGTAACGGTAAATAATAAGCTTGTTGCCGAATTAAATCTTAATAAAGATCAGGAGCTCACTATACAGGAAGACGACAGCAGCTACAATCATCTAGTAATTAAGGACGGAAAAATATGGGTGGACGACGCCTCCTGTCCAGATAAGGTTTGCATCACAAAAGGCAAAATCGAATATGCCACTGAAACTATAGTTTGCGCTCCAAATAAAATGGTCATT
This region includes:
- a CDS encoding NusG domain II-containing protein; its protein translation is MNDSEKAIQTVKKTRKNDFILINSLFILFLLMYLAYKIFIALPAVTVQVTVNNKLVAELNLNKDQELTIQEDDSSYNHLVIKDGKIWVDDASCPDKVCITKGKIEYATETIVCAPNKMVITIMGN